One segment of Vespa velutina chromosome 17, iVesVel2.1, whole genome shotgun sequence DNA contains the following:
- the LOC124955262 gene encoding uncharacterized protein LOC124955262, with protein MDTFEHPYYKLNKRLLVLIGQWPYQNLNDRFFRRCIVNIAIYSFFITQIGVIYEYRNDIDMILDIIPSLTVGLVIIIKYYTYQIQRKNIQNLMKHTISNWKIWETQEEMDIMHKFASEGRFLTLFYIIYVSSSEIMFLILPFYPRLMDIIVPLNESRPLRALITAYYFVDEEEYFYSIYFHMSIVIIIGITVIIASDSLFLVFNSHICGLFSAIGFRLEHLFKDPIDSGRSFNSRARKMCFDNVVHSIKNHKRALEFADLIETSYSVSLMIQTFMGMIGVSVSLFQVLMLLDNKTEALRFVISGTGQFVHLMCICYPGQRIIDYSTEIRFNAYNGLWYEAPIEVHRLMLLIIRRSTEPCYLTGGKIFVFCLETYAKVHEFKNPTFLYYVQLTNNNFSFLRSSKLPALTSCFLITQIGVIYEYTSDIDIILDSIPALSVSLLVIIKYYTYQIQRKNIQNLLKHTISNWKIWKTQEEMDIMHKFANEGRFLTLFYIIYISSSEIMFLILPFYPRLMDIIVPLNESRPLRALITAYYFVDEEEYFYSIYFHMSIVIIIGITVIIASDSLFLVFNSHICGLFTAIRFRLEHLFIDSIDSGHSFDSRARKICFDNVVHSIKNHKRALEFADLIETSYSVSLMIQAFMGMIGLSVSLFQVLMLLDNKTEAFRFVISGTAQYVHLLCICYPGQRMIDYSTEIRFNAYNGLWYEAPIEVHRLMLLIIRRSIEPCYLTAGKTFVFCLETYAKIVQTSGSYFMVILSTH; from the exons ATGGACACTTTTGAGCATCCTTACTATAAACTCAACAAACGTTTATTGGTACTGATAGGGCAATGGCCTTATCAGAATTTGAATGATCGTTTTTTCCGTAGATGCATTGTAAATATTGCAATTTACagtttttttattacacag ATAGGTGTGATTTATGAGTATAGAAATGATATAGATATGATACTTGATATTATACCATCTCTAACTGTTGGtttagttataataattaaatattatacgtatcagattcaaagaaaaaat ATACAGAATCTTATGAAACATACTATTAGCAATTGGAAAATATGGGAAACTCAAGAAGAAATGGATATCATGCACAAATTTGCCAGTGAAGGAAGATTCCTTACGTTATTCTATATAA tatatgtatCCTCAAGTGAGATAATGTTTCTCATATTACCTTTTTACCCACGTCTCATGGATATCATTGTACCATTGAACGAGTCTCGTCCTTTGAGAGCACTTATTACAGCTTATTATTTTgtcgacgaagaagaatatttttattccatttattttcacatgagtattgtaattataattggaATTACTGTAATAATCGCTTCGGATAGTCTATTTTTGGTTTTTAATTCACACATATGCGGTTTGTTTTCTGCTATTGG ATTCCGTCTGGAACATTTGTTTAAAGATCCGATTGACTCGGGACGTTCATTCAATAGCCGTGCAAGAAAGATGTGTTTTGATAACGTAGtacattctattaaaaatcataaaagagCATTAGA GTTTGCTGATCTTATTGAAACTTCTTATTCGGTATCTCTTATGATACAAACTTTTATGGGAATGATAGGTGTGAGTGTTTCTTTGTTTCAA gTATTAATGTTATTGGATAACAAAACAGAAGCATTAAGATTTGTCATTTCTGGGACTGGTCAATTTGTTCAtcttatgtgtatatgttatCCAGGTCAAAGAATAATAGATTATAGCACTGAAATACGTTTTAATGC ATACAATGGATTATGGTACGAAGCACCAATTGAAGTACAtagattaatgttattaataatacgaagAAGTACCGAACCATGTTACTTGACTGGCGGgaaaatattcgtattttgTTTAGAAACTTATGCAAAGGTacatgaatttaaaaatccaACTTTTCTATATTACGTTCAATTaacaaacaataatttttctttcttaagatCATCCAAACTTCCGGCTCTTACTTCATG TTTTCTTATTACACAG ATAGGTGTGATTTATGAGTATACAAGTGACATCGATATAATACTTGATAGTATACCAGCTTTATCTGTTTCTTtacttgtaataattaaatattatacgtatcagattcaaagaaaaaat ATACAGAATCTTTTGAAACATACTATTAGCAATTGGAAAATATGGAAAACTCAAGAAGAAATGGATATCATGCACAAATTTGCCAATGAAGGAAGATTCCTTACGTTATTCTATATAA tatatatatccTCAAGTGAGATAATGTTTCTCATATTACCTTTTTACCCACGTCTCATGGATATCATTGTACCATTGAACGAGTCTCGTCCTTTGAGAGCACTTATTACAGCTTATTATTTCgtcgacgaagaagaatatttttattccatttattttcacatgagtatagtaattataattggAATTACTGTAATAATCGCTTCGGATAGTTTATTTTTGGTTTTTAATTCACACATATGCGGTTTGTTTACTGCAATTAG ATTCCGTCTGGAACATTTGTTTATAGATTCGATCGACTCGGGACACTCATTCGATAGCCGTGCAAGAAAGATTTGTTTTGATAACGTAGtacattctattaaaaatcataaaagagCATTGGA GTTTGCTGATCTTATCGAAACTTCTTATTCGGTATCTCTTATGATACAAGCTTTTATGGGAATGATAGGTTTGAGTGTGTCTTTGTTTCAA gTATTAATGTTATTGGATAACAAAACAGAAGCATTTAGATTCGTCATTTCTGGAACTGCTCAATATGTTCATCTTTTGTGTATATGTTATCCAGGTCAAAGGATGATAGATTACAGCACTGAAATACGTTTTAATGC ATACAATGGATTATGGTACGAAGCACCAATTGAAGTACAtagattaatgttattaataatacgaagAAGTATCGAACCATGTTACTTGACTGCCGGGAAAACATTCGTATTTTGTTTAGAAACTTATGCGAAG atCGTCCAAACTTCCGGCTCTTACTTCATGGTAATTTTATCGACGCATTAg